Proteins encoded by one window of Candidatus Eisenbacteria bacterium:
- a CDS encoding insulinase family protein — translation MRRQSNRAQQMQEIMLLLILIGLLLAPAAPCSAQGFSFRPVLIPSSEMPTIAIRVLFETGSGDDPNGREGLCSVAALTMAGGGTSDLSHWDVVNALYPYAAQIHVQVDKDYTVFTATFHREVLESVYPVFRDLLTRPRWDPDDFQREWNDAVNFINRELVGENDEELGKAALEKFIYGAGPYGHPIRGTTTGLDSITLADAQKFALEHFVRARMRVGIAGAYPNTFPGRVMTDLNLLPEGT, via the coding sequence ATGCGGCGGCAATCCAATAGAGCCCAACAAATGCAGGAGATCATGCTCCTTCTGATCCTCATCGGCCTCCTCCTCGCCCCGGCGGCGCCCTGCTCCGCGCAGGGATTCTCCTTCCGCCCGGTGCTGATCCCTTCTTCTGAAATGCCCACCATCGCGATCCGCGTTCTCTTTGAAACCGGATCCGGAGATGACCCGAACGGCAGAGAAGGCCTTTGTTCAGTGGCGGCCCTTACAATGGCCGGCGGCGGCACCTCTGATCTATCGCATTGGGATGTGGTCAACGCCCTCTACCCCTACGCCGCGCAGATCCATGTTCAAGTAGACAAAGACTACACCGTATTCACCGCGACCTTCCACCGGGAGGTCTTGGAATCCGTCTATCCGGTCTTTCGAGACCTGTTGACGAGGCCCCGTTGGGATCCGGACGATTTCCAGCGCGAATGGAACGACGCGGTGAACTTTATCAATAGGGAACTCGTCGGGGAAAATGATGAAGAGCTCGGCAAGGCGGCGCTCGAGAAATTCATCTATGGGGCTGGACCCTACGGCCATCCCATCCGCGGCACGACAACCGGCCTAGACTCCATCACCCTTGCGGACGCGCAGAAGTTCGCCCTGGAGCACTTTGTCAGGGCCAGAATGCGCGTCGGAATCGCAGGCGCTTATCCTAATACCTTCCCGGGCCGCGTCATGACCGATTTGAATCTCCTGCCGGAGGGAAC